The following is a genomic window from Mya arenaria isolate MELC-2E11 chromosome 4, ASM2691426v1.
CCAATTGGTGTACATTTTAACTATATATTAAGTTTCAAGTATCGATCGAAATGCGAGGCCATATTGAGCCACGGTTCGTCTTCTTTTAGTTACGGCAATGGCGAATATTCAGGACATATGGAACAACGGAGACTTTAATAACTTCGTGGTTATGTTAAGGAATGTTCCCAAGTTGATCGTGCTGACGTTTGGTATACTTGCAGCAATTTCGTCCTTGTACAATGAAGTGGGAACACGAGCGAGGAGGGCGCTACCTGCCCACCATCCGGAATACGGAGGTGATACATGTTATTGCTCAATTATACTGCAAATATAACACcacacttaaaataaatatataatacacgcatatatatataataaattattttaattatgcatTCACAATGATTTGGGAAAATACATACGTCCGACGTTGTCGTTGTTCATATATGTATCAGTTGTATGCCGAGAAAATGCAAGTTATTGTACATTTCAGTCATGCAAAGGGTTGATCACGTTATCTACTGTGATAACGCTACCATGGTGACACGTGAAAAATGGGGTGCACGGCCACCTAAACAGGTCGACAGAATGGAGACCCCGGTTAGGGTCGTCTTCATCCACCATGCAGCCTCCGGCGAATGTTTTACGGAGGAGACATGCGCTAAAGAGGCGAGCTCGCTTCAAGACTATCATATGAAAAAAGAGGTATTCAAGATTTAAAGGGATTTTGGTACGGTTTAACCATAAACATGTAAACTAGTACTGTTAAAAGAATCGGCAACATTTAAACATCAATAGTACGCCCATTATATTGTAGAAGCAATTCGATGCATATCTCGTCACATGTTGGCGTAAACATCGAAAACCTGCGCTTCATATCctgtaaaacaacattaaacaatacTCATGTTGTCGAGATTTGCTAACCGAACTTTTCCCCTTGCTGAGGAAActtgatattaattttacagGTTGGGCTGACATTGGGTATAGTTTTATGGTCGGCGaagatggtaatgtgta
Proteins encoded in this region:
- the LOC128229967 gene encoding uncharacterized protein LOC128229967: MANIQDIWNNGDFNNFVVMLRNVPKLIVLTFGILAAISSLYNEVGTRARRALPAHHPEYGVMQRVDHVIYCDNATMVTREKWGARPPKQVDRMETPVRVVFIHHAASGECFTEETCAKEASSLQDYHMKKEVGLTLGIVLWSAKMVMCTRAEAGTGLARTH